From a region of the Borrelia puertoricensis genome:
- a CDS encoding chromosome replication/partitioning protein — MKKNRKIEIVKRIDLETFNFKALNKTREERYLELKDKLEILIKEESYNKIETARILKEINESKYYALDGYKSFTAFIKSYKIAKTSIYRYIKLVIGIDSGKIDYDLILNKGVDYAIKVLENNNVISENNVNPLKPLRFQLDDEESFYFYKSNTKFASFLLKEIYKNEKDFFNKMYEKYNSLKAQ, encoded by the coding sequence ATGAAGAAGAATAGAAAAATAGAGATAGTTAAAAGGATTGATTTAGAAACATTTAATTTTAAAGCTTTAAACAAAACAAGAGAAGAGAGATATTTAGAATTAAAGGATAAGCTTGAGATTTTAATAAAAGAAGAATCCTATAATAAAATAGAAACAGCTAGGATCTTGAAAGAAATTAATGAAAGTAAATACTATGCTCTTGATGGATATAAAAGTTTCACAGCTTTCATCAAGAGCTATAAAATAGCAAAAACTTCCATATATAGATATATTAAGCTAGTTATAGGAATTGATAGTGGTAAAATTGATTATGATTTAATTTTAAATAAAGGTGTAGATTATGCAATTAAAGTCTTGGAAAATAATAATGTCATTAGTGAAAATAATGTCAACCCTTTAAAACCTTTAAGGTTTCAGCTAGATGATGAAGAGAGTTTCTATTTTTATAAATCCAACACAAAATTTGCTAGTTTTTTACTTAAAGAAATATATAAAAATGAGAAAGATTTTTTTAATAAGATGTATGAGAAATATAATAGTTTGAAAGCACAGTAA
- a CDS encoding oligopeptide permease-like protein, which translates to MLFSFKDLKLTKILLIFLLTACSSLQVEHDKISKTIRIYQYLSKNLELKGVVDYQNNTTQIFLYTKLRNHSIIKQTPLTLPDGTKIEGKTSYEYDNKSSFGKWVNTSSFSLNKTMLEKVLNEDEYVYNKEDIKIQVGLETLQVNKAKIRDFLLKLNVTEKQYTQKRHPDKENTQK; encoded by the coding sequence GTGTTATTTTCTTTCAAAGACCTAAAATTAACAAAAATTTTATTAATTTTTTTACTTACAGCGTGTTCTTCCTTGCAAGTCGAACATGACAAAATTAGTAAAACAATAAGAATATATCAATATTTAAGTAAAAACTTAGAATTAAAAGGTGTAGTTGACTATCAAAACAACACAACACAAATATTCTTGTATACTAAATTAAGAAACCATAGCATAATTAAACAAACTCCATTAACACTACCGGATGGCACCAAAATAGAAGGTAAAACAAGCTATGAATATGATAATAAATCTTCATTTGGAAAATGGGTCAACACCTCCTCTTTCAGCTTAAACAAGACTATGCTAGAGAAAGTTCTCAATGAAGATGAATATGTATATAACAAAGAAGATATTAAAATCCAAGTTGGTTTAGAAACGTTACAAGTCAATAAAGCTAAAATTAGAGATTTTCTATTAAAATTAAACGTAACTGAAAAACAATATACCCAAAAACGACATCCTGACAAAGAAAATACTCAAAAATAA
- a CDS encoding Vsp/OspC family lipoprotein, producing the protein MKRITLCALFLTLFLLISCNTSGKNLTDDEVAKSDGTVIDLAKITKNIKDSVAFAKSVKEIHTLVKSIDELAKAIDQKVDNATHQLVDGAGEKNHNGSLIAGAFQVISTVKVALIALETEVGIPDTLKKKLGEAKAKSNEFLNKLEESKDQADAAKAIDIIKGDGSKGGNELKALNQLVGELLKTAEDAVESAIKELTTSVKPSN; encoded by the coding sequence ATGAAAAGAATTACTTTATGTGCGTTATTTTTGACTTTATTTTTGCTTATTTCTTGTAATACTTCAGGAAAGAATCTTACAGATGATGAAGTGGCTAAATCTGATGGCACTGTTATTGATTTAGCTAAAATAACTAAGAACATCAAAGACTCTGTTGCTTTTGCTAAGAGTGTTAAAGAAATTCATACTTTAGTTAAGTCCATTGATGAACTTGCTAAAGCTATTGACCAAAAAGTTGATAACGCAACTCATCAACTTGTGGATGGTGCTGGTGAAAAAAATCATAATGGATCTTTAATTGCGGGAGCATTTCAAGTAATATCAACCGTAAAAGTTGCATTAATAGCATTAGAAACAGAAGTTGGAATCCCTGATACACTTAAGAAAAAGCTTGGTGAAGCTAAGGCTAAAAGTAATGAATTTTTAAATAAGTTAGAGGAGTCAAAAGATCAGGCTGATGCAGCAAAAGCTATAGATATAATTAAGGGTGATGGCAGTAAAGGTGGTAATGAACTTAAGGCTCTCAACCAATTAGTTGGCGAGTTGTTAAAGACCGCTGAGGATGCAGTAGAATCTGCAATTAAGGAGCTTACAACTTCTGTTAAACCCTCTAACTAA